The following are encoded together in the Vigna angularis cultivar LongXiaoDou No.4 chromosome 9, ASM1680809v1, whole genome shotgun sequence genome:
- the LOC108346726 gene encoding probable disease resistance protein At1g15890, whose protein sequence is MVSIVSDLAKSTLEKLINATIEQSRYICCFTCITDDFEKERENLIAKKETWEEYARVATRRGDNIRKNVTQWQKQAKELIEEDTKKKVTCFFGWCPNCKWQYSRGKELESKTKEIRRLVERNFENFGISRDVPDIEYHSSENYISFKSRKDGGTGKTTLAKEVGKELKKSKCYNQVIDTTISNTPDIKEIQDDIAGPLGLLLKDCTESERPKKLKDRLTNGEKILLILDDVWGDINFEEIGIPFKGNHNNCRILVTTRDIRICNKMECEKIIQLDILPEEEGWILFQKHAALSNKSFKSILDRGRKISKECKGLPIAIALIGRSLKGSRLLEEWDVALKSLQKSMHVHDNIDESLRKVYTCLRYSYDNMKDETTKNFFLLCSLFREDEEISEELLVRLAKGAPLIDKINDNDSYDECRKKVIVAKYKLIDSCLLLNCKSGRVKMHDLVREMALWIANEEIVAVNTSKKNEMTKVEKGKDIKYLLCRGEINDLFYSKFDRSKLVILIVYMYKTDHVEVPNSFFENIEGLQVLILSNTYFRVLERMFPFMMMRPSLSLPQSIQRLTNMKSLYLKRFKLGDISIIGNLQALETLELVECMMDELPREIGKLVNLKLLNLNYCRFERSNVFEVIRSCSSLEELHLVTTNGNKIFKDCHLQLPNYQRFCIVEHSFLENFYPEWFLRNSLHVDNAMEIFSQETLKNLVQKAEILRLSGPLGVWKNLIPDIIFPEDESTSNLKEIALADNSQLTCLIDNNDSLVQSALSRLVMLKLVGMENLKEICNGPLPSELLKDLETIDLSNCIHLQGALFKSKISLCNLKCLSISQCPMLTSLFELSTTQSLYSLETLRIEHCEQLKSIIRDENKLKDSGEEIVDTHNNNKSTISIFPNLTTLHVSDCHLLQFVLPVTQKIPKLEDTRIGECDGLKYLFGRYQHEHEQEDLHQELKDVIKDVYLYNYD, encoded by the exons ATGGTGAGCATTGTATCTGATTTGGCAAAGTCAACTCTGGAGAAATTGATTAATGCAACAATAGAACAATCACGTTATATTTGTTGCTTCACATGCATTACTGATGACTTTGAAAAGGAAAGGGAAAATTTGATAGCAAAAAAGGAAACATGGGAAGAGTATGCTAGAGTGGCAACTAGAAGAGGTGATAACATACGAAAAAATGTCACCCAATGGCAAAAGCAAGCTAAAGAACTTATTGAAGAAGACACCAAAAAGAAAGTGACATGTTTCTTTGGATGGTGTCCTAACTGCAAATGGCAATATAGTAGGGGGAAGGAATTGGAAAGTAAGACAAAGGAGATTAGAAGACTTGTTGAACGCAACTTTGAAAATTTTGGAATCAGTCGTGATGTTCCTGACATTGAATATCACTCTTCTGAAAATTACATTTCTTTCAAAAGTAGAAA GGATGGGGGAACAGGAAAAACAACATTAGCAAAAGAGGTGGGTAAGGAGCTTAAGAAGTCAAAATGTTATAATCAAGTGATTGATACTACAATATCTAATACCCCTGATATAAAAGAGATTCAAGATGATATTGCAGGACCATTAGGACTGTTATTGAAGGATTGTACCGAATCAGAGAGGCCTAAAAAGTTGAAGGATAGATTAACCAATGGTGAAAAAATTCTTCTGATTCTAGATGATGTGTGGGGAGATATCAATTTTGAAGAAATAGGTATTCCATTTAAGGGCAACCATAATAATTGTAGAATTCTTGTGACCACTCGCGATATAAGAATATGCAATAAAATGGAATGTGAGAAGATAATTCAACTTGATATCTTACCAGAGGAAGAGGGATGGATATTGTTCCAAAAGCATGCTGCTTTAAGTAATAAATCCTTTAAAAGCATTCTTGATAGAGGTCGCAAAATTTCCAAAGAATGTAAAGGATTGCCAATTGCAATTGCTTTAATTGGTCGTAGTTTAAAGGGTTCACGACTTCTGGAAGAATGGGATGTAGCCTTAAAATCCTTACAAAAGTCCATGCACGTACATGATAATATAGATGAAAGTCTGAGAAAAGTTTATACATGTCTAAGGTATAGTTATGACAATATGAAGGATGAAACAACCAagaattttttccttttatgttcTTTGTTtcgagaagatgaagaaatatCTGAAGAACTTTTAGTCAGACTTGCTAAAGGAGCACCTCTCATTGACAAAATTAATGACAATGACAGTTACGACGAATGTCGTAAGAAAGTTATTGTAGCAAAATATAAACTCATAGATTCATGTTTACTTTTGAATTGTAAATCTGGAAGAGTAAAAATGCATGACTTGGTTCGTGAAATGGCTTTGTGGATAGCTAACGAGGAGATTGTGGCAGTGAATACATCTAAGAAGAATGAAATGACAAAGGTTGAAAAGGGGAaggatattaaatatttattatgtagAGGAGAAATCAATGATTTGTTTTACTCCAAGTTTGATAGATCTAAACTTGTTATTCTTATTGTCTACATGTATAAAACGGATCATGTGGAGGTCCCAAATTCATTCTTTGAAAACATAGAAGGGCTTCAAGTTTTGATTTTATCAAATACTTACTTTAGGGTGCTTGAACGTATGTTTCCATTTATGATGATGAGACCAAGTTTATCATTGCCTCAGTCAATTCAAAGGTTGACCAATATGAAATCTTTATACCTCAAAAGATTCAAATTAGGTGACATCTCGATTATTGGAAACCTACAGGCCCTTGAGACTCTCGAGTTGGTTGAATGTATGATGGATGAATTGCCTAGGGAGATTGGAAAACTGGTGAATcttaaattattgaatttgaattattgTCGTTTTGAAAGGAGCAATGTATTTGAAGTGATTAGAAGTTGTTCTTCATTGGAAGAGTTGCATTTAGTAACCACTAATggtaataaaatttttaaagattgCCATCTACAGCTTCCTAACTATCAAAGGTTTTGTATAGTGGAACATAGCTTCCTGGAAAATTTTTACCCTGAATGGTTTTTAAGGAATTCCCTGCATGTGGATAACGCTATGGAAATTTTTTCTCAGGAGACATTGAAGAATCTAGTTCAAAAAGCAGAAATTCTTAGATTAAGTGGACCTCTAGGAGTATGGAAAAATCTCATACCTGATATTATTTTTCCTGAAGATGAATCTACGAGTAATCTAAAGGAGATTGCATTGGCAGATAATTCACAACTCACATGCCTAATTGACAATAATGATTCTCTTGTGCAAAGTGCCTTATCCAGGTTGGTTATGCTTAAACTTGTAGGAAtggaaaatttgaaagaaatatgCAATGGACCCCTTCCCTCTGAACTTCTAAAAGATTTAGAAACAATAGATCTATCTAATTGCATACATTTGCAAGGCGCATTGTTTAAGAGCAAGATCTCCCTCTGCAATCTTAAATGCTTGTCTATCTCGCAATGTCCAATGTTGACATCTCTGTTTGAGTTGTCGACGACACAAAGCCTATATTCGTTGGAGACATTGCGGATAGAGCATTGTGAACAATTGAAAAGTATAATAAGAGATGAAAACAAATTGAAAGATTCTGGAGAAGAAATAGTTGATACTCATAATAATAACAAGAGTACTATTTCAATATTTCCAAATTTAACCACTCTTCATGTCTCCGACTGTCACCTGTTACAATTTGTACTTCCGGTGACtcaaaaaattccaaaacttgAAGATACTAGAATAGGCGAATGTGATGGGTTAAAATACTTATTTGGCCGATACCAACATGAGCATGAACAGGAAGATTTGCATCAAGAATTAAAAGACGTCATAAAAGATGTTTATCTATATAATTATGACTAA
- the LOC128193983 gene encoding uncharacterized protein LOC128193983 codes for MNVKLENLSLNDTSKILFTLQNVTELHILSCEKVEVLFCASALECLPYLGALNIYRCNELKQIIGEDAKNHRKPFFPRLKALIIRECNKLKCIFPVPTSKMVPMLEALLIMEASMLEEVFEGNCYEKVGIPNLKTAGFVELPSLRQKIEFLTQKQFLVRNCPKPYIPSFPQDLKHFSYSMTDFQGTSNSVFTNSQNTNSTEATDQPIKNILTEIADDLDEDSKTTEIRSQNEMTKAKEDFSIDVKAEVLSGTDFTSSQETKKTCEDGTASPYEKTIALSTDSESEHGEAQISVPFSVLNIELETTEDVGVGDIQEASPEKLAEITQDSSSGYSVRRELEQLVSKKHLGSENLALLSNFLVKHPSLRLADDAMSERYKGFAYTCLAELLKFLQSHSVFMSSHPEFVELLKDLRNCGFNKDWLDDVERLKLL; via the exons ATGAATGTGAAACTGGAAAATTTGTCATTGAATGATACATCCAAGATTCTTTTTACTCTACAAAACGTTACTGAGTTACATATTCTGAGTTGTGAAAAAGTTGAAGTACTATTTTGTGCTTCTGCGCTGGAATGTTTACCATATTTAGGTGCACTTAACATCTATAGATGCAATGAATTAAAACAGATAATTGGTGAGGATGCAAAGAATCATAGAAAGCCATTTTTCCCAAGGCTGAAAGCACTTATCATAAGAGAATGCAACAAATTGAAATGCATCTTTCCCGTTCCAACTTCCAAAATGGTACCCATGTTAGAAGCTCTGTTAATCATGGAAGCAAGTATGCTAGAGGAAGTATTCGAAGGAAACTGTTATGAAAAGGTTGGGATTCCAAATCTGAAAACTGCAGGCTTTGTTGAACTTCCAAGCCTTCGCCAGAAGATTGAATTTCTTACCCAAAAACAGTTTTTGGTGAGGAATTGCCCAAAACCGTACATCCCTTCATTCCCTCAAGATCtcaaacatttttcatattctaTGACAG ATTTTCAGGGAACATCTAACTCAGTGTTTACCAATTCTCAAAATACTAATTCTACAG AAGCGACAGATCAACCTATAAAGAATATATTAACAGAGATAGCAGATGATCTTGACGAAGACTCTAAAACCACAGAGATTAGGAGTCAGAATGAAATGACAAAAGCAAAAGAAGActtttcaattgatgttaaAGCTGAGGTATTATCAGGAACTGACTTCACTTCATCGCAG GAAACAAAGAAAACTTGTGAAGATGGAACTGCATCACCATATGAGAAGACGATAGCGTTGTCAACTGATTCAGAATCA GAACATGGTGAAGCTCAAATATCTGTACCGTTTTCAGTTTTGAATATAGAACTTGAAACCACTGAAGATGTTGGTGTTGGAGACATTCAAGAAGCTTCTCCAG AGAAACTTGCTGAGATCACTCAAGATTCAAGTTCTGGTTATAGTGTAAGAAGGGAGCTTGAGCAACTTGTCTCTAAGAAGCATTTGGGGTCAGAGAACTTGGCTCTGTTAAGCAATTTCCTTGTGAAGCATCCTTCTCTTCGTTTAGCAGACGATGCCATGAGTGAGAGATACAAGGGCTTTGCCTACACTTGTCTGGCTGAGCTTTTGAAGTTTCTCCAAAGCCATAGTGTGTTTATGTCAAGCCACCCTGAATTTGTTGAATTGTTAAAAGATCTGCGTAACTGTGGTTTCAATAAGGATTGGTTGGATGATGTTGAAAGACTCAAGCTACTTTGA
- the LOC108346727 gene encoding disease resistance protein SUMM2-like has translation MVSIVSDLAKSNLEKLINATVEQSRYICCFTCIIDNFEKERENLKAKNKTLEESARVATRRGDNIRKDVTHWQKQAKELIEEDTKKKVTCFFGWCPNCKWQYSRGKELESKTKEIRRLVERNFENVGISRDDNNYISLESRKLKFEELFNALKDDNNYMIGLQGMGGTGKTTLVIEVGKELKKSKCYNQVIDTTISNTPDITKIQDDIAGPLGLPLKDFNESERPKKLKDRLTNGEKIILILDDVWGDINFEEIGIPFKGNHNNCRILVITRNMKICQQMDCDKTIELHILPEKEGWILFQKYAGLSDNSSKSILDRGRKISKECKGLPIAIAFIARSLKGPRPLEEWDVALKSLQKSMHVHDNEDESRKKVYTCLKYSYDNMKDETAKKLFLLCSLFREDEEISEELLVRLAKGATLIEKIDDDDSYDECRKKVIVAKNKLIDSCLLLNCKYERVKMYDLVREMALWIANEEIVAVNTSKKNEMKKVEKGKDIKYLLYEGEINGLFYSKFDRSKLVILIVYTNKYGDVEVPNSFFENIEGLQVLILSNTYFELYRLTSTPSLSFPQSIQRLTNMKSLYLKKFKLGDISIIGNLQALETLELVECMMNKLPREIGKLVNLKLLKLNYCHFESSNVFEVIRSCSSLEELHLVTTDDNKIFKDCHLQLPNYQRFCIGEHSVSENFYLEWLLRNSLHVDNAMKIFSQETLKNLVQRAEILRLSGPLGVWKNLIPDIIFPEDESTSNLMEIALADNSQLTCLIDNNDSLVQSALSRRIV, from the exons atGGTGAGCATTGTATCTGATTTGGCAAAGTCAAATCTGGAGAAATTGATTAATGCAACAGTAGAACAATCACGTTATATTTGTTGCTTCACATGCATTATTGATAACTTTGAAAAGGAAAGGGAAAATTTGaaagcaaaaaataaaacattggaAGAGTCTGCTAGAGTGGCAACTAGAAGAGGTGATAACATACGAAAAGATGTCACACATTGGCAAAAGCAAGCTAAAGAACTTATTGAAGAAGACACCAAAAAGAAAGTGACATGTTTCTTTGGATGGTGTCCTAACTGCAAATGGCAATATAGTAGGGGGAAGGAATTGGAAAGTAAGACAAAGGAGATTAGAAGACTTGTTGAACGCAACTTTGAAAATGTTGGAATCAGTCGTGATGACAACAACTATATTTCATTGGAAAGTAGAAAGTTGAAATTTGAAGAACTTTTTAATGCCTTGAAAGATGACAACAACTATATGATTGGATTGCAAGGGATGGGGGGCACAGGAAAAACAACATTAGTAATAGAGGTGGGTAAGGAGCTTAAGAAGTCAAAATGTTATAATCAAGTAATTGATACTACAATATCTAATACCCCTGATATAACAAAGATTCAAGATGATATTGCAGGACCATTAGGACTGCCATTGAAGGATTTTAACGAATCAGAGAGGCCTAAAAAGTTGAAGGATAGATTAACCAATGGTGAAAAAATTATTCTGATTCTAGATGATGTGTGGGGAGATATCAATTTTGAAGAAATAGGTATTCCATTTAAGGGCAACCATAACAATTGTAGAATTCTTGTAATAACCCGCAATATGAAGATATGCCAACAAATGGACTGTGACAAGACAATTGAACTTCATATCTTACCTGAGAAAGAGGGATGGATATTGTTCCAAAAGTATGCTGGTTTAAGTGATAATTCCTCTAAAAGTATTCTTGATAGAGGTCGCAAAATTTCGAAAGAGTGTAAAGGATTGCCAATTGCAATTGCTTTTATTGCTCGTAGTTTAAAGGGTCCACGACCTCTGGAAGAATGGGATGTAGCCTTAAAATCCTTACAAAAGTCCATGCACGTACATGATAATGAAGATGAAAGTCGGAAAAAAGTTTATACATGTCTAAAGTATAGTTATGACAATATGAAGGATGAAACAGCTAAGAAATTGTTCCTTTTATGTTCTTTGTTtcgagaagatgaagaaatatCTGAAGAACTTTTAGTCAGACTTGCTAAAGGAGCAACTCTCATTGAGAAAATTGATGACGATGACAGTTACGACGAATGTCGTAAGAAAGTTATTGTAGCAAAAAATAAACTCATAGATTCATGTTTACTTTTGAATTGTAAATATGAAAGAGTAAAAATGTATGACTTGGTTCGTGAAATGGCTTTGTGGATAGCTAACGAGGAGATTGTGGCAGTGAATACATCTAAgaagaatgaaatgaaaaaggttGAAAAGGGGAaggatattaaatatttattatatgaagGAGAAATCAATGGTTTGTTTTACTCCAAGTTTGATAGATCTAAACTTGTTATTCTTATTGTCTACACGAATAAATATGGTGATGTGGAGGTCCCAAATTCATTCTTTGAAAACATAGAAGGGCTTCAAGTTTTGATTTTATCAAATACTTACTTTGAATTATATCGACTTACAAGCACACCAAGTTTATCATTTCCTCAGTCAATTCAAAGGTTGACCAATATGAAATCTTTATACctcaaaaaattcaaattaggTGACATCTCGATTATTGGAAACCTACAGGCCCTTGAGACTCTCGAGTTGGTTGAATGTATGATGAATAAATTGCCTAGGGAGATTGGAAAACTGGTGAATCttaaattattgaagttgaattATTGTCATTTTGAAAGCAGCAATGTATTTGAAGTGATTAGAAGTTGTTCTTCATTGGAAGAGTTGCATTTAGTAACCACtgatgataataaaatttttaaagattgCCATCTACAGCTTCCTAACTATCAAAGGTTTTGTATAGGGGAACATAGCGTCTCGGAAAATTTTTACCTTGAATGGCTTTTAAGGAATTCCCTGCATGTGGATAACGCTATGAAAATTTTTTCTCAGGAGACATTGAAGAATCTAGTTCAAAGAGCAGAAATTCTTAGATTAAGTGGACCTCTAGGAGTATGGAAAAATCTCATACCTGATATTATTTTTCCTGAAGATGAATCTACGAGCAATCTAATGGAGATTGCATTGGCAGATAATTCACAACTCACATGCCTAATTGACAATAATGATTCTCTTGTGCAAAGTGCCTTATCCAG GCGCATTGTTTAA